In the Flavobacteriales bacterium genome, CGTCGAGCCCGAGCCCGGCGCGCTTCAAAGCCAGCTTGGTGGCGCTCACTGGGCCGATGCCCATGACACGTGGTTCCACCCCTGTCACCGCGGCCGTCACGATCCGCGCCAAGGGTCTCAGGCCATACCGGTTCAAGGCGCCATCCCCCGCCACCAGCACGGCAGCGGCACCGTCGTTCAAACCGCTGCTATTACCGGCCGTCACCGATCCGTTGCGCCGGAATGCCGGCTTCAACCCGGCCAGGGCCTCGAGCGTGGTCGCCGGCTTGATGAACTCATCCTTCTCCATGATCCTGGGGTCACCTTTCCGCTGGGGTACAGGCACCGGTACGATCTCGCGAGCCAGGCGCCCACTGTCCAGTGCAGCTGTGGCTTTGCGCTGGCTCCATAGGGCGAACCGGTCCTGGTCCTCACGGCTGATGGGCGCGGAATCGAGGAGATTCTCCGCGGTCTCGCCCATCTGATCCACACCGTATCTCTCCTTCATGCCGGGATTCACGAAACGCCAGCCGAAGCTGCTGTCGAAAAGTTGAGCGTCCCGTCCATAGGGAGTGCTGGTCTTGCTCATCACCCAAGGGCCGCGGGTCATGTGCTCCACTCCGCCCGCAATGAGCAGGTCGCCATGACCCGCTTGGATGGCCCGCCCGGCCTGAACAACGGCGCTCATGCCACTGGCACAAAGCCGGTTGACGGTCTCACCCGGCACGCTTACGGGCAACCCGGCCAACAACAGCGCCATGCGGGCCACGTTGCGATTGTCCTCACCGGCTTGGTTCGCGCAGCCCAGGATCACATCGTCCACGGCGGACGGATCAATGGTGGGCTGCCGCTTCACCAGTTCACGAAGCACGTGGGCGGCCAGATCATCGGCACGCACGGGTGCAAGGGCTCCGGCGAAGGCCCCGATGGGTGTACGGACCGCATCGATGAGATAAACGTTGGAGGCCATGGGTTCTGGACAAGGCTGCGAAGATGCAACAGGGGGTGTTAAGGTCCGGGCGCAAGTGGCAGAGGAGGGGCCCAGTGAGCCTGCTCAGCGTAGTCGACGCGCAGTCCGCGACCCTGCCCGGCATCCCTCATTCACTTGAGGATCAGAGCCATATCGCGGCGCACGCCTCGATCGTCAGCAAGACAGGGTAGAAGGTGTTCCGCCTTGGGCTTGACGGGGAAGCAGGCCGTTGAAACAGGGATTTGCGGATGTCGTTCTCTGTGGAGCGGGATCTGAAGACGTATGCATGGCCATACATATGTGTGGCTAGGGTGCGCTTTGTACTGGCGTTCGGTAACCTGCTGATCAACAGGGACAAACCATCAACGCCAGCAATACTCTTCACTTGTTCCTATACGGTTCGTAGGCGGGCAACCTGGGTGCATTGGCCGAGCGGATGTCTAGCATTTCCGCCCATTTCCTGGATGATCGAGAAGGTGGGAAAGCCCCATGAACATATGTATGGCCATACATACGATAGAGACCACCGGAGCCATCTACCTTGGCACCATGGACACGCATGACCTGGCTCAACGCGTGGTCGCGACGATGTACGATCGCGACCCCTTCAGCCGGTGGTTAGGGATCGAACGGCTCGTGGTGGCTCCCGGCCGGTGTGTTCTGCGCATGACCGTCAGGGACGAGATGCTGAACGGTTTCGCCATCGCGCACGGGGGCATCGCGTACAGCCTGGCGGACAGCGCTCTTGCATTCGCATCCAATTCGCATGGCGTCCAATCCGTGAGCATTGAGACCAGCATCACCCATACGCGTCCTGTGCGCTCGGGGGATACCCTTACGGCGACCACAACGGAAAAGAACCGCTCCACGCGGTTCGCCACCTATGAGGTGATCGTGACGGACCAGATGGAGCGCACCGTGGCCCTCTTCAAGGGGACGGTCTTTCGTACCGGTGAGGAGTGGGCGGTCTAGTGCTCAGCGGGTCCGCGAGCCAATGGGCAGCGACACGCCCGTGACGTCCAGGACGCTGGTAGGGGTGCACGCGAAAACGCGCTGCATCGGTGTGGGCCTGATCTTGAAGAGACCTTGCCGAAGGCCGAAGGCCGGAAGAACGGTGCTTGTCGGGCTTGTCACGAAGCATGGCAGCGTGATCCGTTGCTGACCGGCTCCGCTCAGCACCACTCCCGGGTGCAAGTGACCTCCGATGCGGTGTCCCGGGCGCTCATCGCTCCGATCCATGGGGTCATGGCGCAGGATGATCCCATCCACCAAGACCTCCTCCTCATGGACCATCAGGCCGGCATCCCGATATCGCCGTTCGCTGAGCCGGTCGTGATTGCCCGGCACGAGGTGGACCTCCTCGTTGCGGGACCGGCACCAAGCCTCGAACCCATCCCAGCTCCGGTTCAGGTCGCTGTGGAACAGATCGCCCAGGATGATCAGCCGGTCAGGCTTGAAATGGTCCAACACCTGCGCGAGCCGCTCCAAGGTGGCCGCATCATCGCCTTCCGGAAGCGGCACACCGGCCTTGCGGAAATGGGCCGCCTTGCCGAGATGCAGATCGGAGACCAGCAGCCAGTTGCGCTCGCGCCAGAACAAGCCGCCCCATGGGTGCATGGTGAATTGAACGCCTGGGCGATGGATCTCAATGTCGAAGGGCAGCATACCGGCCAAGGTACTTCAGTCGCAAAGCGGTCGACTCCTTAGGCACGTACATTCACCACGAACCCATGTTGATCGCCATCCTCGGTTTCGGTGCCTGCGCCGCTGCCATCTGGTTCAGTGGAACACACCTCGCCCGCCTCGGCGACCGCCTTGCCGAGATCACCGGCCTGGGTCGCGCCTGGCTCGGCCTGGTCCTCATGGCCACCGTCACGTCGTTGCCGGAGCTCTTCGTGGGGATCGGATCCGCAGGCATCCATGGCAACGCCGACCTCGCCGTGGGCGATGTGCTCGGCAGTTGCGTGTTCAACCTGCTCATCCTTTCGGTGCTCGATGCCTTCCACCGCGGACCGGGCCTGTTGCGGATGGTCGAGCCCAAGCATGTGCTCAGCGCGGCCTTGTGTATTGTACTCCTCTCTTTGGTCGGCTTCGGCCTCTTCCTGCCCGACCAGTACGTGGTGATGGGCTGGGTGGGCGCGCTCAGTCTGGTCTTTGTCGGCGTCTACCTGGTGGCCATGCGGATGGTGTACTGGCATCTGGGCCAGGCCGCCGGACAGGACGGAACGGAAGCGCCGGGCAGGACGGGGCTCGGTCGCGTATTGGGTTGGTATGCCGTGCATGCCGCCGTGGTCATCGCCGCCGCACTGTTCCTGCCCGGCTTCGCCGAGACCATCACCGAGGAGACAGGTATGAAGGCGTCCTTCGTAGGCACCCTCCTTCTGGCTTTGTCGACCTCATTGCCCGAAGTGGCCGTATCGGTCGCGGCACTGCGCATCGGTGCGTTGGATATGGCCGTATCCAACCTGCTCGGAAGCAACCTCTTCAACATCGTCATCCTCTCGATCGACGACCTCGTGTACCGCGGTGGGTTCCTGCTGAAGGAGGCTTCTGATGCGCACCTCTTGTCGGTCCTCAGCACCATCATCATGAGCGCCATCGTCATCGTTGGGCTCAATTTCCGCACGGCGCCCAAACGCTTCCTGCTCGCTTGGGACACTTTCCTGATCCTCGTGGTTTACATAGTAAACCTGATCCTCCTCTACCGCATCTCGTGAACCATGAAATGGCACTTGCTGGATCTCGGCGAACTGCGCCAGGCCTTGGGCGTGGGCGAGCAGGGCTTGAGCGAGGCCAATGCGGCGGACCGCCTGCTCGAGCAAGGCCCGAACGAACTGGAGGGCAAGCGCCGGCGCACGCTGCTCGGCCTCTTTCTTGCCCAGTTCAAGGACCTGATGATCCTGGTGCTGCTCGCCGCAGCGATCGTTGCAGGTTCCATCGGCGATCTCACGGACACCCTCATCATCCTGGCCATCGTGGGCGTGAACGCGGTGATCGGTGTGGTGCAGGAGTTCCGCGCGGAGAAGGCGCTGGAGGCCCTGCGGCGTATGGCGGCCCCGCAGGCCACCGTGCGGCGCGGCGGCGCGCTTCGTACCCTGCCTGCTCGTGAGCTCGTGCCCGGCGATGTGGTGCTGCTCGAAGCGGGACAAGTGGTGCCCGCCGACCTGCGTTTCACCGCCTGCCACGGCCTGCGCATACATGAGGCCGCGCTCACCGGCGAATCGCTCGACACCATGAAGCAGCCCGGTGAGCTGGAAGGGGAGGACCTCCCGCTCGGCGACCGCAGCAACATGGGCTTCAAGGGCACCGTGGTGGCCAAGGGTCGCGGCGAGGGCATCGTGGTGGCCACCGGCATGCGTACCGAGATGGGACGCATCGCCCAGTTGCTGGACCAGGGCATCAGCGCCACGCCCCTGCAGAAGCGCATGGCCGCCTTCGGCAAGGTGGTGGCCGCGGCCGTGCTCGCCATCTGTGCAGTGCTGTTCACGGTGGGCTGGCTGCGTGGCGGCGATCCGCTCACGTTGCTGCTCACGTCGATCTCGCTGGCCGTGGCCGCCATCCCCGAGGCCCTGCCCGCGCTGATGTCCGTGTCGCTGGCCCTCTCCGCCGCCCGCATGGTGAAGCAGGAGGCCCTCGTGCGCCGGCTGGCCGCAGTGGAGACGCTCGGCTCTGTCACCGTGATCTGTACGGACAAGACCGGCACGCTCACCCGCAACCGCATGCGTGTGGAGGAGCTCGTGGTGCTGGACGAGGCGCAGCGCGCGCGGCTGCTCCAGGCCATGACACTGAGCAACGACGTGCTGCCAGGACCCGATGGTCCGGTGGGTGAGGGCACCGAGCTCGCGCTCTTCGAGCATGCCGAGGCCAATGGTGTGCTGAAGGCTGAAGTCGAACTTCAGCTGCCGCGCGTGGCCGAAGTGCCCTTCGATGCCGTGCGCAAGTGCATGAGCACCATCCACCGCCTCTCCGACGGCCGCCACCAGCTCTTCATCAAGGGCGCGCTCGAATCCCTGTGGGAACGCGTGCCTTCGGCCGATCCCCGCTGGCGCACCGAGGCCGACCGCCTCGCCGCCGAGGGGCTGCGTGTCATGGCCCTGGGCTGGCGCGAACTGCCGCCGGGGCCCTTACCCGAGGACCCGCACCCCCTGGAACGAGAGATCACCTTGCTCGGTCTCGCGGGCATCCAGGACCCGCCGCGCGACGAGGTGCCGCAGGCCATCGCCGATTGCCACGGCGCCGGCATTCGAACGGTGATGATCACCGGCGACCACCCCGTCACCGCGCGCACCGTCGCCCGGCGCATCGGCCTTCTGGGCCCGGCTGAAGCGGAGGACCCGCGCAGTGTGATCACCGGCGCAGCGCTCGCGAAGCTCGATGCCAGGGCCCTGCGTGAGCGGGTGGACCACCTCCGCGTGATCGCCCGTGTTTCGCCCGAGCAGAAGCTCGACATCGTGGCCGCCCTGCAGGAGCACGGGCATTTCGTGGCCATGACCGGCGATGGCGTCAACGACGCGCCGGCCCTCAAGCGCGCCGACATCGGCGTGGCCATGGGCATCACCGGCACCGATGTGTCGCGCGAGGCGGCCGACATGGTGCTGCTCGACGACAACTTCGCCACGCTGGCCCAGGCCGTGCGCGAAGGGCGCCGGGTGTTCGACAACATCCGGAAGTTCATCAAGTACACCCTCACCTCGAACGCCGGCGAGATCTGGGCCATCGCCCTGGCACCGCTCATCGGCCTGCCCATCCCGCTGCTGCCGGTGCACATCCTGTGGATCAACCTGGTCACCGATGGCTTGCCCGGCCTCTTCCTGTCCAAGGAACCGGCCGAGTCCGATGTCATGCGCAGGCCGCCGCGCCATCCCAAGGAGAGCATCTTCGCCCATGGCATGGCCTTTCACATCTTCTGGGTGGGCCTGCTCATGGGTGGCATCACGCTGGCCGCGCAGGCCTGGGCCATCGGTACCGGCCATGCCCATGGGCAGACGATCGCGTTCAACGTGCTTTGCCTCAGCCAGATGGGCCATGTCTGGGCCATCCGCACCGAGCGCTCGTTCTTCCGCACCAGGTTCCTCTCCAATCCCGCGCTGCTTGGCGCTGTGGCACTCACCTTCGGCCTTCAGGCCATGGTCACCTTCGTGCCGGTGTTCCAGGAGATCTTCCACACCCAGGCGCTCACGCTGGAGGAGTTCCTCGTGGTCACGGCGCTATCGTCCGTGGTCTTCTTCGGGGTGGAGGTGGAGAAGCTGGTCTCCAAGCGGCACGCTTAGCGTACCACCACCACGCGTCGGCCGATCACCGGGGCACCATCCCGCTCCACACGCAGCACATAGGCGCCCGTGGGCAGGTCGATGGCGAGCACGGCGCGATCGGATGCGGCGCGTTCCGCAGCCACCACGCGGCCCAGGGCATCCAGCAGGGTCAGGTCCTCGCCGCCTTGGAGGCCGCCGATGTGCAGCAAGCCCGCATCCACAGGCATCGGCCAAACGTTGACATCAACGTGTTGTGCTTCACCGGTGTATGTGACAACGCCGAAGATGTCCTCGAAAGCCTGGGCGTACTCATCAGGTGTGGCGCAGTTCGCGGTGGCGTCCCAGTTGATGCTCCAGGTCATCAGCCCGCGCAGGGTGGGGTAGGTCCCCATACGCTGGTAGCTGCCTGGTTGGTTGCCCACTCCGCGCAGATAGTCCACAGCCTGCTCCAGCACAACGGGCGTTACGTAGCCGCCACCGGCCGCGAGCGGACAGGCAGGCAGGCCGATGGCCACCTTCTCCGGCGGCAGCGGGGCGAAGAAGCCGCCGCCCGTGGTGAAGCCCTGCAGCAGCGCCTCGGTCTGGCTTACGATGAAGTCGGCCGTGCCCTGGGTGTAGATGCCGCCGTCGATGCCGTACATGCTGCCGCTGTTGTACAGCTGCACCTGCAGGATGTCCAGGCGGTTCCGCAGCGCATCGATGATGGGCAGGTACGCGCCCCAGATGCCGCCGTACGCGCTCATGCCGCCCTGCACGTAGGCGGTCTCGGGCGCCATGGTCAGCATCATGGGCACACCGTTCGCGGCCTCGTACTGGTCGGCGATGCTGTTCACCGCATCGATCAGGCGGGTGATGCGGGCATCGGTGGGGGTGGCGATGGTGCCGCCACTGATGGCCACCGACGCGCCCTCAAGGTCGATGTCCAGGCCGTCGAAGCCGTAGGTGTCGAGGATGCCCAGCATGCTGCTCACGAACTGGTCGCGCTCGGCATCGCTGTCCAAATGCACCGTGGCGTTGGCCCCGCCGATGCTGATCAACACCTTCCTGCCCTGGGCCTGCAGCGCGGCCACATCAGCGATGAAGGTGGCGGGCGCGGTCTCGGCCGGGGCGAACACCATGTCGTACGTGCTGCCCACCGCGGGCACGGCGAAGCTCACCTCGATCACCGTGTAGCGCGGGTCCACCTGGCTAAGCTCCAGGTAGGGCGCGTTGCCGTCGTTCCAGTTGTGCCAGTAGCCCACCAGGTCGGGGCCTTGGGCGTGGACGTTGATGAACAGGATCAGGGCTGACAGAAGGGTGAGAGGACGCATGTGCAT is a window encoding:
- a CDS encoding hotdog fold thioesterase, which translates into the protein MDTHDLAQRVVATMYDRDPFSRWLGIERLVVAPGRCVLRMTVRDEMLNGFAIAHGGIAYSLADSALAFASNSHGVQSVSIETSITHTRPVRSGDTLTATTTEKNRSTRFATYEVIVTDQMERTVALFKGTVFRTGEEWAV
- the pcaF gene encoding 3-oxoadipyl-CoA thiolase; translation: MASNVYLIDAVRTPIGAFAGALAPVRADDLAAHVLRELVKRQPTIDPSAVDDVILGCANQAGEDNRNVARMALLLAGLPVSVPGETVNRLCASGMSAVVQAGRAIQAGHGDLLIAGGVEHMTRGPWVMSKTSTPYGRDAQLFDSSFGWRFVNPGMKERYGVDQMGETAENLLDSAPISREDQDRFALWSQRKATAALDSGRLAREIVPVPVPQRKGDPRIMEKDEFIKPATTLEALAGLKPAFRRNGSVTAGNSSGLNDGAAAVLVAGDGALNRYGLRPLARIVTAAVTGVEPRVMGIGPVSATKLALKRAGLGLDDIGIIELNEAFAAQVLSCTRALGIADDDPRLNPNGGAIALGHPLGMSGARLLHTAALELQDTGKRYALCTMCIGVGQGYAVILERC
- a CDS encoding cation-translocating P-type ATPase translates to MKWHLLDLGELRQALGVGEQGLSEANAADRLLEQGPNELEGKRRRTLLGLFLAQFKDLMILVLLAAAIVAGSIGDLTDTLIILAIVGVNAVIGVVQEFRAEKALEALRRMAAPQATVRRGGALRTLPARELVPGDVVLLEAGQVVPADLRFTACHGLRIHEAALTGESLDTMKQPGELEGEDLPLGDRSNMGFKGTVVAKGRGEGIVVATGMRTEMGRIAQLLDQGISATPLQKRMAAFGKVVAAAVLAICAVLFTVGWLRGGDPLTLLLTSISLAVAAIPEALPALMSVSLALSAARMVKQEALVRRLAAVETLGSVTVICTDKTGTLTRNRMRVEELVVLDEAQRARLLQAMTLSNDVLPGPDGPVGEGTELALFEHAEANGVLKAEVELQLPRVAEVPFDAVRKCMSTIHRLSDGRHQLFIKGALESLWERVPSADPRWRTEADRLAAEGLRVMALGWRELPPGPLPEDPHPLEREITLLGLAGIQDPPRDEVPQAIADCHGAGIRTVMITGDHPVTARTVARRIGLLGPAEAEDPRSVITGAALAKLDARALRERVDHLRVIARVSPEQKLDIVAALQEHGHFVAMTGDGVNDAPALKRADIGVAMGITGTDVSREAADMVLLDDNFATLAQAVREGRRVFDNIRKFIKYTLTSNAGEIWAIALAPLIGLPIPLLPVHILWINLVTDGLPGLFLSKEPAESDVMRRPPRHPKESIFAHGMAFHIFWVGLLMGGITLAAQAWAIGTGHAHGQTIAFNVLCLSQMGHVWAIRTERSFFRTRFLSNPALLGAVALTFGLQAMVTFVPVFQEIFHTQALTLEEFLVVTALSSVVFFGVEVEKLVSKRHA
- the pdeM gene encoding ligase-associated DNA damage response endonuclease PdeM is translated as MLPFDIEIHRPGVQFTMHPWGGLFWRERNWLLVSDLHLGKAAHFRKAGVPLPEGDDAATLERLAQVLDHFKPDRLIILGDLFHSDLNRSWDGFEAWCRSRNEEVHLVPGNHDRLSERRYRDAGLMVHEEEVLVDGIILRHDPMDRSDERPGHRIGGHLHPGVVLSGAGQQRITLPCFVTSPTSTVLPAFGLRQGLFKIRPTPMQRVFACTPTSVLDVTGVSLPIGSRTR
- a CDS encoding sodium:calcium antiporter, encoding MLIAILGFGACAAAIWFSGTHLARLGDRLAEITGLGRAWLGLVLMATVTSLPELFVGIGSAGIHGNADLAVGDVLGSCVFNLLILSVLDAFHRGPGLLRMVEPKHVLSAALCIVLLSLVGFGLFLPDQYVVMGWVGALSLVFVGVYLVAMRMVYWHLGQAAGQDGTEAPGRTGLGRVLGWYAVHAAVVIAAALFLPGFAETITEETGMKASFVGTLLLALSTSLPEVAVSVAALRIGALDMAVSNLLGSNLFNIVILSIDDLVYRGGFLLKEASDAHLLSVLSTIIMSAIVIVGLNFRTAPKRFLLAWDTFLILVVYIVNLILLYRIS